The proteins below are encoded in one region of Mangifera indica cultivar Alphonso chromosome 7, CATAS_Mindica_2.1, whole genome shotgun sequence:
- the LOC123220390 gene encoding thermospermine synthase ACAULIS5-like, with protein sequence MGEISCSNGISDKNGVNEKSLSLSGHRKSCWYEEEIEENLRWSFALNSILHTGETPYQDIALLDTKPFGKALVIDGKLQSAEVDEFIYHESLVHPALLHHPNPKTIFIMGGGEGSTAREILRHKTVEKVVMCDIDEEVVEFCKSYLVMNREAFSDPRLELVINDARAELESRKESYDVIIGDLADPIEGGPCYKLYTKSFYESTVKPKLNPGGIFVTQAGPAGIFTHTEVFSCIYNTLRHVFKYAVPYSAHIPSFADTWGWVMASDSPFELCAEELDLRMKQNIKGENRYLDGKTISSASTLSKAVRNSLDNETHVYTEGTARFIYGHGSAHKNQA encoded by the exons ATGGGTGAGATCTCTTGCTCTAATGGGATTTCTGACAAGAATGGCGTTAATGAGAAAAGCCTTTCGCTATCTGGTCATAGGAAGAGTTGCTGGTATGAAGAAGAGATTGAAGAGAATTTAAGATGGAGCTTTGCACTTAATAG CATATTGCATACAGGAGAGACGCCATACCAGGATATTGCACTGTTGGACACAAAGCCTTTTGGAAAG GCACTGGTGATCGATGGTAAGCTTCAAAGTGCAGAGGTAGACGAATTTATCTACCATGAGTCTCTAGTTCATCCAGCACTTCTTCACCATccaaa TCCAAAGACCATCTTTATTATGGGTGGAGGTGAAGGCTCCACTGCAAGAGAAATACTCAGACATAAAACTGTGGAGAAGGTTGTCATGTGTGACATTGATGAG GAGGTGGTAGAATTTTGCAAGTCATACTTAGTTATGAACAGAGAAGCATTTTCTGATCCAAGACTTGAGCTTGTCATCAATGATGCCAG GGCTGAGCTGGAGAGTAGAAAAGAAAGCTATGATGTGATAATAGGGGACCTGGCAGACCCCATAGAAGGAGGCCCCTGTTATAAACTCTATACCAAATCCTTTTATGAGTCCACTGTCAAACCTAAACTCAATCCTGGTGGAATATTTGTCACACAG GCAGGGCCTGCTGGAATTTTCACTCACACAGAAGTATTCTCTTGCATTTACAACACACTGAGGCATGTTTTCAAAT ATGCTGTACCTTATTCTGCTCATATTCCTTCCTTCGCTGATACTTGGGGATGGGTCAtg GCTTCAGATTCCCCATTTGAACTTTGTGCTGAAGAGCTAGACCTGAGAATGAAACAGAATATAAAAGGGGAAAACAGATACCTTGATGGCAAAACCATTTCATCTGCCTCAACTCTGAGCAAAGCAGTTCGAAATTC GCTTGACAATGAGACTCATGTCTACACAGAAGGGACAGCAAGGTTCATATATGGACATGGCAGTGCCCACAAAAACCAAGCCTGA
- the LOC123220700 gene encoding uncharacterized protein C24B11.05, whose product MDSTFNCIMFDLDDTLYSSKVGIAEAVKRNIEDFLVEKCGFPESKASTLRVELFKTYGSTLAGLRVLGYDIDADDYHSFVHGKLPYDLIKPDIQLRNILRSIHRRKIIFTNSDRNHAIKCLKRLGIEDCFDQIICFETMNPNLSKATRPDEFPVVLKPSMDAMKIALDVARLDPRRTLFLDDNVKNVAAGKALGLCTVLVGKKIKIKESDYVLENINNLPQVIPEIWVSQSDGGDRSISRTRSELETILNTTTVGA is encoded by the exons ATGGATTCTACCTTTAACTGCATCATGTTCG ATTTGGATGACACTTTGTACTCTTCGAAAGTTGGAATAGCTGAAGCTGTCAAGAGAAACATTGAAG ACTTTCTCGTTGAGAAATGCGGGTTTCCAGAAAGTAAAGCTTCGACTCTCAGAGttgaactttttaaaacttacggCAGCACTCTCGCCGGCTTGCga GTTTTAGGCTACGATATTGATGCTGATGATTATCACAG TTTCGTGCACGGAAAATTGCCATATGATTTGATTAAGCCCGATATTCAACTACGCAACATCTTACGTAGCATCCACCGAAGAAAGATT ATTTTCACAAACTCTGACAGGAACCACGCAATCAAATGCCTGAAAAGGTTAGGAATAGAAGACTGTTTCGATCAAATAATCTGTTTCGAGACGATGAATCCAAATCTCTCCAAAGCAACTCGTCCTGATGAATTTCCTGTAGTTTTGAAGCCATCAATGGACGCCATGAAAATTGCTTTAGATGTTGCTCGACTTGATCCTCGCCGTACA CTGTTTCTCGACGACAATGTGAAGAATGTAGCTGCTGGCAAAGCTTTGGGGCTATGCACCGTTTTG GTGGGGAAGAAAATAAAGATCAAAGAATCAGACTATGTCTTAGAGAATATCAACAATTTACCTCAAGTAATTCCAGAAATATGGGTCAGTCAATCGGACGGTGGTGATCGAAGCATCAGCCGTACCAGGAGTGAGTTGGAAACGATCCTCAACACAACAACTGTCGGTGCCTGA
- the LOC123220698 gene encoding linoleate 9S-lipoxygenase 5-like, with the protein MGFCPISQMIPKVMDMLCVRQKTNVKAVDDGKKKKKIKGTVVLMKKNLLDFNDMRASAIDRVYELLGKGVSIQLISADHSEPANGGRGKLGKVACLENWISSEASVTAKETEFSITFDWGENMGYPGAFIIRNHHHSQFYLKSLTLQDVPGHGSVYFVCNSWVYPTRRYKYDRVFFSNKTYLPSETPEPLRKYREEELINLRGDGKGELKEWDRVYDYDYYNDLGSPDDGPSYARPVLGGSKEHPYPRRGRTGRKRTKADPNSEKRLPLLSLNIYVPRDERFSHIKFSDFLAYALKSLFQVLHPEIKSLCDKTINEFDTFEDVHNLYEGNIKLPNAKTVSKIRNHIPWEMLKELIRNDGERFMKFPIPDVIKEDKSAWRSDEEFGREMLAGVNPVIISCLREFPPASNLDPKLYGNQKSSITRDDIQGNMNGLTVDKAIKKKKLFILDHHDALMPYLQKINSTTTKTYASRTLLLLQDDGTLKPLAIELSLPHPQGYHHGAVNKVFTPAEHGVEGTVWQLAKAYAAVNDSGYHQLVSHWLNTHAVIEPFVIATNRQLSVVHPIYKLLHPHYRDTMNINAYARQILINADGVLERTVFPARYALEMSSGIYKNWVLTEQALPADLLRRGVAEPDPSQPHGLRLLIEDYPFAVDGLEIWSAIETWVSEYCSFYYPTDDFVQGDYELQSWWHEVRNVGHGDRKDEPWWPEMQTRDELVQSCTIIIWVASALHAAVNFGQYPYAGYLPNRPTVSRRFMPEPGTPEYDELEKNPELAFLKTITAQLQTLLGVSLIEILSRHSTDEVYLGQRDTPGWTSDNGPLDAFERFRERLIKSEKKIIEMNNDKRWKNRVGPVNVPYTLLYPNTSDDSKEGGLTGKGIPNSISI; encoded by the exons ATGGGATTTTGTCCTATTTCCCAGATGATTCCTAAAGTTATGGATATGTTATGTGTACGCCAGAAAACAAACGTGAAAGCCGTtgatgatggcaagaagaagaagaagatcaaaGGGACTGTTGTTTTGATGAAAAAGAATTTGTTGGATTTCAATGATATGAGGGCTTCAGCCATTGATCGGGTTTATGAGCTACTGGGCAAAGGCGTTTCTATACAGCTTATCAGTGCAGATCATTCAGAACCAG CTAACGGGGGTCGAGGAAAGCTGGGAAAGGTGGCATGCTTGGAGAATTGGATTTCATCAGAAGCTTCAGTTACTGCAAAAGAAACTGAGTTTTCTATTACATTTGACTGGGGTGAGAACATGGGTTATCCTGGAGCTTTCATCATCAGAAATCATCACCATAGCCAGTTCTACCTCAAGTCACTCACTTTACAAGATGTTCCTGGTCATGGTTCAGTATATTTTGTCTGCAATTCCTGGGTCTACCCGACGCGTCGATACAAGTATGATCGtgtatttttttcaaacaag ACTTACCTTCCAAGTGAAACACCAGAGCCATTACGCAAATATAGAGAAGAAGAACTTATAAATCTCAGAGGAGATGGGAAAGGTGAGCTGAAAGAATGGGACAGAGTATATGACTATGATTACTACAATGATTTGGGGAGTCCGGATGACGGTCCATCGTATGCCCGCCCTGTTCTTGGTGGATCAAAAGAGCATCCATATCCCAGAAGAGGAAGAACTGGTCGGAAACGGACAAAAGCTG ATCCTAATAGTGAGAAAAGACTGCCACTTCTGAGTCTAAATATTTATGTTCCAAGAGATGAAAGGTTTAGCCACATTAAGTTTTCAGATTTTCTAGCCTATGCTCTGAAGTCACTGTTTCAGGTATTGCACCCTGAGATTAAATCTCTATGTGACAAAACCATAAATGAATTCGATACTTTTGAGGATGTACACAATCTATATGAAGGGAATATCAAGCTACCAAATGCCAAAACTGTCAGTAAGATTAGGAATCACATACCATGGGAGATGCTCAAGGAGCTTATTCGAAATGATGGCGAGCGGTTCATGAAATTCCCAATACCTGATGTTATCAAAG AGGATAAGTCTGCTTGGAGGTCTGATGAAGAATTTGGAAGAGAAATGCTGGCTGGGGTCAATCCAGTTATCATCAGCTGTCTCCGG GAATTCCCCCCAGCCAGCAACCTAGACCCTAAATTATACGGGAACCAGAAGAGCTCAATAACAAGAGATGACATTCAAGGGAACATGAATGGACTCACTGTAGATAAA gcaataaaaaaaaagaagctgtTCATATTGGATCATCATGATGCATTGATGCCATACCTGCAGAAAATAAACTCCACTACCACAAAGACATATGCCAGCAGAACCCTGCTCTTGTTACAAGATGACGGGACATTGAAGCCATTGGCAATTGAGTTAAGCTTGCCACATCCACAGGGGTACCATCACGGCGCTGTTAACAAAGTTTTCACGCCGGCAGAGCATGGTGTTGAAGGTACAGTATGGCAGCTGGCCAAAGCTTATGCAGCAGTGAATGATTCTGGCTACCATCAGCTCGTTAGCCACTG GTTGAACACCCATGCAGTGATAGAGCCATTCGTGATAGCAACTAATAGGCAGTTGAGTGTGGTTCATCCAATATATAAACTTTTGCATCCCCATTACCGGGATACAATGAATATAAATGCCTATGCTCGACAAATCCTCATCAATGCTGATGGGGTACTTGAAAGAACAGTGTTCCCAGCAAGATATGCACTGGAGATGTCATCAGGAATATACAAAAATTGGGTTTTGACTGAGCAAGCACTCCCAGCTGATCTGCTCAGGAG AGGAGTGGCAGAGCCAGACCCAAGCCAACCTCATGGACTTAGGCTTCTGATTGAGGATTACCCTTTTGCTGTTGATGGGCTTGAGATATGGTCGGCAATTGAAACTTGGGTCAGTGAATACTGCTCTTTCTACTACCCCACCGATGACTTTGTCCAAGGAGACTATGAACTCCAATCATGGTGGCACGAAGTCCGCAATGTTGGGCATGGAGACAGGAAAGATGAACCATGGTGGCCTGAGATGCAGACACGAGATGAGCTTGTACAATCTTGCACCATTATCATATGGGTGGCTTCTGCCCTCCATGCAGCTGTCAATTTTGGGCAATATCCATATGCAGGCTACCTCCCTAACAGACCAACTGTGAGTCGCCGCTTCATGCCAGAACCAGGTACCCCTGAGTACGATGAGCTTGAGAAGAACCCTGAGTTGGCCTTTCTGAAAACAATCACAGCACAACTTCAAACCCTCCTTGGAGTGTCCCTCATAGAGATTCTGTCACGCCATTCAACTGATGAGGTTTATCTTGGGCAGAGAGATACTCCTGGGTGGACTTCTGATAATGGGCCATTAGATGCATTTGAAAGATTTAGAGAAAGATTGataaaaagtgaaaagaaaattatcgaAATGAACAATGACAAAAGATGGAAGAACAGAGTCGGGCCTGTCAATGTGCCTTACACCTTGCTCTATCCTAATACTTCAGATGACTCCAAAGAGGGTGGGCTCACAGGAAAGGGCATTCCCAACAGTATCTCAATCTAA